One Calothrix sp. PCC 6303 genomic window carries:
- a CDS encoding helix-turn-helix domain-containing protein — protein MKLGYNDCSPLGQFILKYLREEDLTLKDLATKSGLTRPGLRSMLEKRGSPTETSLIKLAKGMGVSPRLLLQLKHQNEIENPITPDAIDLFLKAVEELIKVFTEVTKNLPEGKRLDKDEILLLAVKSARLIDY, from the coding sequence ATGAAATTAGGATACAACGATTGCTCTCCACTTGGGCAATTTATTTTAAAGTACCTGCGAGAAGAAGATTTAACGCTCAAAGACCTTGCTACAAAGTCTGGACTAACACGACCGGGACTGCGGTCAATGCTCGAAAAGCGCGGAAGCCCAACAGAAACAAGCCTCATCAAGTTAGCAAAGGGGATGGGTGTATCGCCTCGCTTATTGCTCCAACTAAAGCACCAAAACGAAATCGAAAATCCAATAACGCCTGACGCTATTGACTTATTTCTAAAAGCTGTAGAGGAACTTATTAAGGTTTTTACAGAAGTAACAAAAAACCTTCCTGAAGGAAAGCGACTTGACAAAGACGAAATTTTATTATTGGCAGTTAAGTCTGCAAGGTTAATTGACTATTAA
- a CDS encoding nucleotidyl transferase AbiEii/AbiGii toxin family protein produces MNQQIEMLERAGKLLSALDEHLVFVGGATISLYLDDASVEDVRTTKDVDCVVEITSRAEYYKLSDKLRKIGLNEDTKSSVICRWCYEDLIIDIMPTNEEILGFSNCWYLPGINKAISHKLPSGQSILIFTVSYLLASKIEAFNSRGRTNPYSSPDLEDIILLLDGCPYLEDNFQETDIDVVTFVKNWFKSEINLLREIAPAQMPYASRQSGREPILLSLIEKLAQ; encoded by the coding sequence ATGAATCAACAAATAGAAATGTTAGAAAGGGCTGGCAAATTGTTGTCAGCCTTGGACGAACACTTAGTATTTGTAGGTGGTGCGACAATATCGCTTTATCTTGACGATGCTTCTGTTGAAGATGTCCGCACAACAAAAGATGTTGATTGTGTGGTTGAAATTACTTCTCGTGCTGAATACTATAAACTTTCAGATAAATTACGTAAAATTGGGCTTAATGAGGACACGAAAAGTTCTGTAATCTGTCGGTGGTGTTATGAAGACTTAATAATAGATATTATGCCGACAAATGAAGAAATACTCGGCTTTTCAAATTGTTGGTATTTACCAGGAATTAATAAAGCAATATCACACAAGCTTCCAAGCGGACAATCTATTTTGATTTTTACAGTATCTTATCTTCTGGCATCAAAGATTGAAGCATTTAACAGTAGAGGAAGAACCAACCCCTATAGCAGCCCTGATTTGGAAGATATTATACTACTGCTTGATGGATGCCCTTATCTAGAAGATAATTTTCAGGAAACTGACATAGATGTTGTAACTTTTGTGAAGAATTGGTTTAAATCTGAAATCAATTTGCTGAGAGAAATAGCTCCTGCACAGATGCCTTATGCGTCTCGACAATCCGGTCGTGAACCGATACTTTTATCTCTAATTGAAAAACTGGCTCAATAA
- a CDS encoding relaxase/mobilization nuclease domain-containing protein — MSSPIVRTKIMQIRVSEVEFEMIHSRASQAGLSCSELFRRNALLRPLPKRTTKIAVQTYVELGKIGNNINQLTKAANTAIALGQKPRELAAEFKFSRQLNPNVERAVYHVSLSLAPGEYLSDEEWNEISDRYLREMNFHNNQYVVYRHGDKENDHIHIVASRISLDDGRCVHDGWDYKRSEAIVRQLERDYNLESVRGSHEKLERTATTGQHRRIEREQGEYDLGLRDNPPELPVKMQLQEIIDGLCPVCDHRVTALKEDGSTDNYLTMPRLIERLQGEGVEVRHGFTRNGKSKGISYSFLGQAFSGSHLGAAYTFPGLQKHKGVSYQAQRDDMAIKQLLLNPVNYGVATGFEQSDGLTHDGITGSTDKEDTIDVTDAYANYCVADANTLDGEKDGAVEQNEQWQVIYQQICLKVTPFVNDDERDYIIVKRLLQLERPLSEIREIINASPIEYTLSTVKELMVRANLELLSEHQKQRSQHKKQSKLEL, encoded by the coding sequence ATGTCAAGTCCAATAGTTCGCACCAAAATAATGCAAATTCGAGTGTCCGAGGTGGAATTTGAAATGATTCATTCGCGAGCCTCCCAAGCGGGATTGTCATGCTCGGAATTATTTCGACGCAATGCCCTACTACGTCCTTTGCCCAAACGAACGACAAAAATAGCCGTCCAAACTTACGTCGAACTGGGAAAAATTGGGAATAACATCAACCAATTAACCAAGGCTGCTAATACTGCGATCGCATTAGGGCAAAAACCGCGAGAGTTGGCTGCTGAGTTCAAATTTTCCCGGCAGTTAAACCCGAATGTGGAACGGGCTGTTTATCATGTTTCCCTTTCCCTGGCTCCAGGAGAATATTTATCGGACGAGGAGTGGAACGAAATTAGCGATCGCTATCTTCGGGAGATGAATTTTCATAACAATCAATATGTGGTTTACCGTCACGGTGATAAAGAAAACGACCATATTCATATTGTGGCTAGTCGGATTTCTTTGGATGATGGCAGGTGCGTACACGATGGTTGGGACTACAAACGCAGCGAGGCAATTGTTCGGCAGTTGGAACGGGACTATAATTTGGAGTCGGTTAGGGGGAGTCACGAGAAATTAGAGCGCACCGCAACCACGGGACAACACCGCAGAATCGAGCGGGAACAAGGGGAGTACGATTTGGGGTTGAGGGATAATCCCCCGGAACTGCCAGTTAAGATGCAGTTGCAGGAAATTATCGATGGGCTTTGCCCGGTCTGCGACCATCGCGTCACGGCTTTAAAGGAGGATGGTTCCACAGATAACTATCTGACGATGCCAAGGTTAATCGAACGATTGCAGGGGGAAGGGGTGGAGGTTCGTCACGGGTTTACCCGTAATGGCAAGTCGAAGGGAATTAGTTATAGCTTTTTGGGACAGGCTTTTAGTGGTTCCCATTTGGGGGCAGCGTATACTTTTCCCGGTTTGCAAAAACACAAGGGTGTGAGTTACCAAGCACAAAGGGATGATATGGCGATTAAACAATTGCTGTTGAATCCGGTAAATTATGGTGTTGCAACTGGGTTTGAGCAGAGTGATGGGTTGACTCACGACGGAATTACTGGTAGTACCGATAAAGAGGACACTATTGACGTTACTGATGCTTACGCGAATTATTGTGTTGCCGATGCTAATACTTTAGATGGGGAGAAGGACGGAGCAGTCGAACAAAACGAGCAGTGGCAAGTTATATATCAACAAATTTGTTTAAAAGTTACACCATTTGTAAACGATGACGAACGGGATTATATAATTGTCAAACGGTTGTTGCAATTGGAAAGACCGTTGTCAGAAATTAGAGAAATTATCAATGCCAGTCCAATTGAGTATACGCTTTCAACTGTTAAAGAGTTGATGGTAAGGGCAAATTTGGAGTTACTTTCTGAGCATCAAAAACAAAGAAGTCAACACAAAAAGCAAAGCAAGCTTGAACTGTGA